The following are encoded in a window of Mustela nigripes isolate SB6536 chromosome 1, MUSNIG.SB6536, whole genome shotgun sequence genomic DNA:
- the LOC132014658 gene encoding olfactory receptor 52P1-like, whose protein sequence is MADNATHHYISSFFLVGIPGLQAFHRWIGIPVFLLFALALLGNSVIIITVKLEPSLHQPMYFFLCMLAGNGMALASSTTPKMLGIFWLDAHRFDFSICLAQMYFIHTFCIMESALLVAMAFDRYVAICIPLRYTTILTPPMVIKMGLAGMTRAAFMVLPCPLLIKRLPYYTKYVINHAYCEHMAVVKLASANTLINRAYGISVALSVMVLDLGLIATSYIKILQAVFRLSSQNARSKALGTCAAHVCTILVSYTPALFSFLTHRIGKKVPPSIHIIFASLYLLVPPTVNPLVYGVKTKQIRDRVVNLFFQTRRFLKTKIRKFQSKLVKHDY, encoded by the coding sequence ATGGCAGACAATGCTACACATCACTACATCTCATCTTTTTTCCTGGTTGGTATTCCTGGTTTGCAAGCTTTTCATCGCTGGATTGGCATCCCTGTCTTCCTCCTGTTTGCCCTGGCCCTGCTGGGGAACAGCGTAATCATCATCACCGTCAAACTAGAACCAAGCCTCCACCAGcctatgtatttcttcctttgcatGCTGGCAGGTAATGGCATGGCTCTTGCCTCTTCCACAACCCCTAAGATGCTTGGTATCTTCTGGTTGGATGCTCACAGGTTTGATTTTAGTATCTGCCTAGCACAAATGTATTTTATCCACACATTCTGCATAATGGAGTCAGCCCTCTTGGTTGCCATGGCCTTTGACCGCTATGTAGCTATTTGTATCCCACTGCGTTATACAACCATCCTGACACCACCAATGGTCATTAAAATGGGTCTTGCTGGTATGACCCGAGCTGCCTTTATGGTTTTGCCCTGTCCTCTTCTTATTAAAAGGCTACCATATTACACTAAATATGTCATCAACCATGCCTACTGTGAGCACATGGCTGTGGTGAAGTTGGCCAGTGCCAACACCCTCATTAACAGAGCATATGGAATCTCTGTGGCCCTTTCAGTGATGGTGTTGGACCTCGGGCTCATAGCCACATCCTATATCAAAATCCTCCAGGCAGTCTTCCGGCTGTCTTCCCAGAACGCCCGCTCGAAGGCACTGGGCACCTGTGCTGCACATGTCTGCACTATACTTGTGTCCTACACACCTGCGCTGTTTAGTTTCCTAACTCACCGCATTGGCAAGAAGGTACCTCCAAGCATTCATATAATTTTTgcaagtttgtatcttttggtgCCTCCCACAGTCAATCCTCTGGTGTATGGTGTCAAGACCAAGCAAATTCGTGACCGAGTGGTTAATCTCTTCTTCCAAACAAGAAGatttctgaaaactaaaataCGTAAATTTCAGTCCAAATTAGTAAAACATGATTATTGA